The Brassica oleracea var. oleracea cultivar TO1000 chromosome C7, BOL, whole genome shotgun sequence sequence ATACCAGACAAGAGATTAAAGATGTACTTGGAATACATAATGATGGTGGGATGGGAAAGTACTTGGGAATCCCAGAGGATATCAGTGGCTCAAAATGCAAACTCTTTGCATTTCTAAAGGATAACCTGATGCATAGAGTAAATGGATGGACAGGTAGATGACTCTCAAAAGGGGGAAGGAGGTAATGATCAAGTCTATTTTACTCGCTCTTCCGACATACGTTATGTCAACGTTTCTGCTACCATTGGAGATTTGCGAAAACCTCGCTAGTGCCATTGCACAATTTTGGTGGAGTTCGAATCCACCAAAAAGAGGAATACACTGGGCGAAATGAGAAAATGTTTGTCTACCAAAAGAAGAGGGAGGGATTGGCTTCCGCTTAATCCATGAGTTTAATCTAGCACTATTGGCAAAGCAATTATGGAGATTGGTTCAGTACACTGATTCACTGGTTGCCCGAGTCTTGAGGGGCATATATTATAGAATGACCTCGCCTTTAGGTGCAATCTCTGCAAGTAGTCCATCATATGTGTGGACAAGCATTTATGCCGCAAGAAAGATTTTGCTTCTGGGGATCAGACAGAAGATTCATTCTGGTTATGAAGTCAAGGTGTGGGAGGATCCGTGGATTCCAACGACACCTGCTAGACCAGCTACACCTGTAGCACCTGTGATGCATCCAAATATGAGAGTTAGTGACCTCATTAACCAGAAATCGAAGGAATGGGACGTAGGGCCACTAGAGGATTATGTCCACCCCGATGACATACCTCTCATATGCAGTATGGCCATAAGCTCTACTCATCGCCGTGATACTTTCTGCTGGAACTACACGAGGAATGGCCAATACACAGTTAAATCTGGATACTGGGTTGCTCAAAATCTATTGAAGCCAGAAGAAGAAAAGGAAATACTGGAACCGAGCATCACTAAACTTCAAGCCTTTGCTTGGAAGTTGAAAGCGCCAAGGAAGATGTGCCTTTTTATATGGCAATTGATAACGGGTTAGGTGGCAGTAACGAGGAACTTAATAAGGCGAAATATGAGGTGCGATAATTATTGCCCAAGGTGTGGAGAAATAGAAGAATTTGTAACTCATGCAATATTTGAATGCCCTCCAGCTCTCCAAGTATGGTCCTTATCAGCAATTCCTACAAGCTCAGGTATATTTCCAGTGTCAAGCGTCTACACAAACATGGACTATCTATTCTGGAGGAAGAATGATATCTTAGAACCATACCAAGACATGGATCCTTATCCCTGGATAATATGGTATATTTGGAAGGCTCGTAATGATAAGCTTTTCAGGGGAATAGACAGAGAGCCTTTGGAACTAGTTCGATACGCAGAAAGTGAATGTCAAGCCTGGTTTAATGCAAATGAGATGATACCACTGGTAGTACAGGCCAGCAATAATGAGGAAATCCAAGTCTTAAGCTTGGGTAATATTTGTCTGCTAGATGGATCCTGGACAGCTTCTGATCGCTTTAGTGGATGTGGATGGGTTTGGATGGATAGCGGAGAGAACATACAACTTATGGGAACACGGAATTTTACTCGATATGAATCACCATTGCATTCGGAGGTAGAAGCACTGCGATGGGCAACACTCGCCATGCCAGAGCTTAGGGACTGACTGCAAGGAACTGATTGCAATGATAAATGAGCTCCATAAGTGGCCAAGCTTCGCGACAGAGTTGGAGAAGATAGAAACGCTTCAGATTTGTTTCCCGAAATTCAAAATCACCCATGTGCCAAGAGTGCGCAACCAGATTTCTGATTTTTTAGCTAAGACTGCTAGGACCTTTCGCAGGGAGTTACTTTTCATTGGT is a genomic window containing:
- the LOC106302674 gene encoding uncharacterized protein LOC106302674, with translation MTSPLGAISASSPSYVWTSIYAARKILLLGIRQKIHSGYEVKVWEDPWIPTTPARPATPVAPVMHPNMRVSDLINQKSKEWDVGPLEDYVHPDDIPLICSMAISSTHRRDTFCWNYTRNGQYTVKSGYWLSKYGPYQQFLQAQARNDKLFRGIDREPLELVRYAESECQAWFNANEMIPLVVQASNNEEIQVLSLGNICLLDGSWTASDRFSGCGWVWMDSGENIQLMGTRNFTRYESPLHSEVEALRWATLAMPELRD